The following proteins come from a genomic window of Rattus norvegicus strain BN/NHsdMcwi chromosome 8, GRCr8, whole genome shotgun sequence:
- the Ucn2 gene encoding urocortin-2 precursor: MMTRWALVVFMVLMLDRVPGTPIPTFQLLPQNYPETTPSSVSSESPSDTTTGPSASWSNSKASPYLDTRVILSLDVPIGLLRILLEQARNKAARNQAATNAQILARVGRR; encoded by the coding sequence ATGATGACCAggtgggcactggtggtgtttaTGGTCCTGATGTTGGATAGGGTCCCAGGAACCCCTATCCCCACCTTCCAGCTCCTCCCTCAGAACTATCCGGAGACAACTCCCAGCTCTGTGTCCTCAGAGAGCCCCTCAGATACCACCACTGGGCCCTCAGCTTCCTGGAGCAACTCTAAAGCCAGCCCTTACCTGGACACCCGTGTCATACTCTCCCTGGATGTCCCCATTGGCCTCCTGCGGATCTTACTGGAACAGGCTCGGAACAAGGCTGCCAGGAATCAGGCTGCTACTAATGCCCAAATACTAGCCCGTGTTGGCCGCCGCTGA
- the Pfkfb4 gene encoding 6-phosphofructo-2-kinase/fructose-2,6-bisphosphatase 4 isoform X7, translating into MASPRELTQNPLKKIWMPYSNGRPALHASQRGVCMTNCPTLIVMVGLPARGKTYISKKLTRYLNWIGVPTREFNVGQYRRDMVKTYKSFEFFLPDNEEGLKIRKQCALAALNDVRKFLSEEGGHVAVFDATNTTRERRAMIFNFGEQNGYKTFFVESICVDPEVIAANIVQVKLGSPDYVNRDSDEATEDFMRRIECYENSYESLDEEQDRTTALVGLILTAPVRPVSSKRCSWFYW; encoded by the exons ATGGCGTCCCCACGGGAACTGACCCAGAATCCCCTGAAGAAGATCTGGATGCCATACAGCAATGGGAGGCCCGCCCTGCACGCCAGCCAACGTGGTG TCTGCATGACCAACTGCCCGACACTCATCGTCATGGTGGGCCTGCCAGCCAGGGGCAAGACCTACATTTCTAAGAAGCTGACCCGGTACCTCAACTGGATTGGCGTGCCTACTCGGG aATTCAACGTGGGTCAGTATCGCCGGGACATGGTCAAGACATACAAATCTTTTGAGTTCTTCCTCCCAGACAATGAAGAGGGcctgaaaatcaggaa GCAGTGTGCCTTGGCAGCCCTCAATGACGTCCGGAAGTTCCTCAGTGAGGAGGGGGGACACGTGGCG GTTTTTGATGCTACCAATACCACCCGAGAACGGAGAGCGATGATCTTTAACTTTGGAGAACAGAATGGCTATAAG ACCTTCTTTGTTGAATCTATCTGTGTGGATCCTGAGGTCATTGCTGCCAACATCGTG CAAGTGAAGCTGGGCAGCCCTGACTATGTGAACCGGGACAGCGACGAAGCCACTGAGGACTTCATGAGGCGCATTGAATGCTATGAAAACTCCTATGAGTCTCTGGATGAAGAACAGGACAG GACTACTGCACTAGTGGGGCTCATCCTGACAGCCCCAGTTAGACCTGTCAGCAGCAAACGTTGCTCCTGGTTTTATTGGTAG
- the Pfkfb4 gene encoding 6-phosphofructo-2-kinase/fructose-2,6-bisphosphatase 4 isoform X6, with protein MASPRELTQNPLKKIWMPYSNGRPALHASQRGVCMTNCPTLIVMVGLPARGKTYISKKLTRYLNWIGVPTREFNVGQYRRDMVKTYKSFEFFLPDNEEGLKIRKQCALAALNDVRKFLSEEGGHVAVFDATNTTRERRAMIFNFGEQNGYKTFFVESICVDPEVIAANIVQVKLGSPDYVNRDSDEATEDFMRRIECYENSYESLDEEQDRSRGQSCGLYSWFLWLPLCFQGPGHPHRLSLPSLWQGICPTSRSWTWGRVMW; from the exons ATGGCGTCCCCACGGGAACTGACCCAGAATCCCCTGAAGAAGATCTGGATGCCATACAGCAATGGGAGGCCCGCCCTGCACGCCAGCCAACGTGGTG TCTGCATGACCAACTGCCCGACACTCATCGTCATGGTGGGCCTGCCAGCCAGGGGCAAGACCTACATTTCTAAGAAGCTGACCCGGTACCTCAACTGGATTGGCGTGCCTACTCGGG aATTCAACGTGGGTCAGTATCGCCGGGACATGGTCAAGACATACAAATCTTTTGAGTTCTTCCTCCCAGACAATGAAGAGGGcctgaaaatcaggaa GCAGTGTGCCTTGGCAGCCCTCAATGACGTCCGGAAGTTCCTCAGTGAGGAGGGGGGACACGTGGCG GTTTTTGATGCTACCAATACCACCCGAGAACGGAGAGCGATGATCTTTAACTTTGGAGAACAGAATGGCTATAAG ACCTTCTTTGTTGAATCTATCTGTGTGGATCCTGAGGTCATTGCTGCCAACATCGTG CAAGTGAAGCTGGGCAGCCCTGACTATGTGAACCGGGACAGCGACGAAGCCACTGAGGACTTCATGAGGCGCATTGAATGCTATGAAAACTCCTATGAGTCTCTGGATGAAGAACAGGACAG ATCCCGTGGGCAGAGTTGCGGGCTTTACAGCTGGTTCCTGTGGCTGCCGCTGTGCTTCCAAGGGCCTGGCCACCCTCACAGGctctctctaccttctctctgGCAAGGGATCTGTCCTACATCAAGATCATGGACGTGGGGCAGAGTTATGTGGTGA